One region of Bartonella alsatica genomic DNA includes:
- a CDS encoding D-alanyl-D-alanine carboxypeptidase family protein, giving the protein MRTALRVLFTLFWILILDEWGRAQNFQSSASQLLLLDNDTGTILFEKQSDITFFPASLTKLMTAEVIFHQLKEGLLSSTQKFKVSENAWHKGGAPSGTTTMFAKINSEISISDLLHGLIIVNGNDAAIILAEGVSGSEADFAKLMNQRAKILGLSHSHFVNATGLPEEGQLVTLRDMVTLARHIVREYPDYYTLYRKPHFTWNNIFQRNKNPLISKKIGVEGFGFGYSEDEGFSMVVSVYKNHRRLFLAINGLKDGKRKAKEVEHILQWGMTAFDLKTIFTKGETVGCASVYGGTQNSVSLIVQEPISFMLSNEKKMNIKAKIKYHGPLKAPIILGQSVGVIQILEDKKVLLEKPVFAGKNVQEGSFFTKVKNAFYEITIGWLRKYF; this is encoded by the coding sequence TGATACAGGTACAATACTTTTTGAGAAACAAAGTGATATTACCTTTTTTCCAGCTTCGTTAACAAAATTGATGACAGCTGAAGTTATATTTCATCAATTAAAAGAAGGCTTGTTAAGCAGTACACAAAAATTCAAAGTAAGTGAAAATGCTTGGCACAAAGGTGGAGCACCCTCTGGTACAACCACTATGTTTGCAAAAATAAATTCAGAAATTAGTATTTCTGATCTTTTGCATGGTTTAATTATTGTCAATGGAAATGATGCTGCAATTATTCTTGCTGAAGGTGTATCGGGAAGTGAGGCTGATTTTGCAAAACTGATGAATCAGAGAGCAAAAATACTCGGACTATCACATAGTCATTTTGTTAATGCGACTGGGCTTCCTGAAGAGGGACAGTTGGTGACGTTGCGTGATATGGTCACATTAGCTCGTCACATTGTTCGTGAATATCCTGATTATTATACGCTTTATCGCAAACCTCATTTTACTTGGAATAATATTTTTCAACGTAACAAAAATCCTCTTATTTCTAAAAAAATTGGTGTAGAGGGATTTGGTTTTGGTTACAGTGAAGATGAAGGTTTTTCAATGGTTGTGTCTGTCTATAAAAATCATAGGCGTCTTTTTTTAGCGATAAATGGTTTGAAAGATGGCAAGAGGAAAGCAAAAGAAGTAGAGCACATTCTTCAATGGGGGATGACAGCTTTTGATCTTAAAACGATTTTCACAAAAGGAGAAACTGTTGGTTGTGCTTCTGTTTATGGTGGGACGCAAAATTCTGTTTCGCTTATTGTTCAAGAGCCGATAAGCTTTATGCTTTCGAATGAAAAAAAAATGAATATTAAAGCAAAAATTAAATATCATGGTCCATTGAAAGCACCTATCATTTTAGGACAATCGGTTGGTGTTATTCAAATTTTAGAAGATAAAAAAGTTCTTCTCGAAAAACCGGTTTTTGCTGGAAAAAATGTTCAGGAAGGGAGCTTCTTTACAAAAGTAAAAAATGCATTCTATGAAATAACAATTGGATGGTTACGGAAATATTTTTAA
- the pcsA gene encoding phosphatidylcholine synthase codes for MKHRLTKKIETHADRLRHKKVTMPQAKAFSVHLLTASGSFLAFLSLISASQKEWTAMFCWLGLALLVDGIDGPIARKLDVKYILPTWSGELLDNIIDYVTYVLIPAFALYQSGLMSSGLSFLLSAIIVISSAIYYADTGMKTKENFFKGFPVVWNMMVFMFFVVRPGEWITFTIIALSAIISFLPIYFIHPVRVIRLRKLNFSIFLLWCSFGVIAFFYQLDSPTWVKIGITITGIYMYCIGAIMQLFPQLGVKNLNKIKR; via the coding sequence TTGAAACACAGGCTAACAAAAAAAATCGAAACACATGCTGATCGCTTGCGTCACAAAAAAGTAACGATGCCACAAGCAAAGGCCTTTTCTGTCCATTTACTAACAGCTTCGGGTTCATTTTTGGCATTTCTTTCTCTTATATCAGCTTCCCAAAAAGAATGGACTGCTATGTTTTGTTGGCTTGGGCTTGCACTTCTCGTTGATGGTATAGATGGTCCAATTGCGCGCAAACTTGATGTTAAATACATACTTCCAACATGGTCAGGGGAGCTCTTGGATAACATTATTGATTATGTAACCTATGTCTTAATCCCAGCTTTTGCACTTTATCAAAGTGGTTTAATGAGTTCAGGATTGTCATTTTTATTAAGTGCTATCATTGTCATTTCATCAGCTATTTATTATGCAGATACTGGAATGAAAACTAAAGAAAATTTTTTTAAAGGATTTCCTGTAGTTTGGAATATGATGGTTTTTATGTTTTTTGTAGTAAGACCAGGAGAGTGGATCACTTTTACCATTATTGCTTTGTCGGCAATTATATCTTTTTTACCAATTTATTTCATTCATCCAGTAAGAGTTATCCGTTTGCGTAAGCTTAATTTTTCAATTTTTCTTTTATGGTGTTCCTTTGGTGTTATCGCATTTTTTTATCAACTAGATTCTCCAACTTGGGTTAAGATAGGAATTACAATCACAGGAATTTATATGTATTGTATTGGTGCTATCATGCAACTATTTCCTCAATTAGGGGTAAAAAATCTTAACAAAATAAAAAGATAG
- the metG gene encoding methionine--tRNA ligase, with amino-acid sequence MRDTYYITTPIFYPNGTPHIGHAYSAIVSDVLARFQRLDGKNVFFLSGTDEHGLKMQQTAAALGMTPKQLADRNSAVFQKMLAVLNCSNDDFIRTTEKRHYEACQEIWKKMEANGDIYLGRYTGWYSVRQEAYYEEKDTEIGEDNIRREKELGSPVEWNEEESYFFRLSNYEKALLKHYEKNPDFVAPRERCNEVISFIKSGLKDISISRASFNWGATVPNNPKHVMYVWVDALTNYLSAIGFFDENSKKRDFWPANTHIIGKDILRFHAVYWPAFLMSAGIELPKHIFAHGFLLNHGAKMSKSIGNVVDPFEMVNHYGLDQFRYFLLREVPFGQDGSYSHDGFLKRINADLANDLGNLAQRSLSMIAKNCNAKVPVPGTFLVQDEQLLEQSLQTLKFVRQAMSSYGLHLALSAIFSIVTDTNRYFASEKPWSLRNNNPERFSTVLYITVEILRRIGIMLLPFIPQSAAKLLNSLAIAEDKRSLYHISHSKIQEDLDLPPPEPIFPRYILKKDETHHVD; translated from the coding sequence ATGCGTGACACATATTACATAACTACTCCGATTTTTTATCCTAATGGTACTCCACATATTGGGCATGCCTATAGTGCAATTGTAAGCGATGTTTTGGCCCGTTTCCAAAGATTAGACGGAAAAAATGTATTCTTTCTCTCTGGTACGGATGAGCACGGCTTAAAGATGCAACAAACAGCAGCAGCATTGGGTATGACACCTAAGCAACTTGCAGATCGTAATAGTGCAGTGTTTCAAAAAATGCTTGCAGTCTTAAATTGTTCTAACGATGATTTCATCCGTACAACAGAAAAGCGCCATTATGAAGCTTGTCAGGAAATTTGGAAAAAAATGGAAGCTAATGGTGATATTTATCTTGGTCGTTATACTGGTTGGTATTCGGTGCGTCAGGAAGCATATTATGAAGAGAAAGATACTGAAATTGGAGAAGATAACATCCGTCGGGAAAAAGAGTTAGGCTCTCCAGTCGAATGGAATGAGGAGGAAAGTTATTTTTTTAGACTTTCTAATTATGAAAAGGCTCTTCTTAAACATTATGAGAAAAACCCTGATTTTGTTGCTCCACGTGAACGATGTAACGAAGTTATAAGTTTTATCAAATCGGGTTTAAAAGATATTTCTATTTCACGGGCAAGTTTTAATTGGGGAGCTACTGTTCCAAATAATCCAAAGCACGTTATGTATGTTTGGGTTGATGCGCTTACGAATTATTTATCAGCAATTGGTTTTTTTGATGAAAATTCAAAAAAACGTGATTTTTGGCCTGCAAATACTCATATCATTGGTAAAGATATTCTTCGTTTTCACGCAGTTTATTGGCCAGCATTTTTAATGTCTGCTGGAATTGAACTCCCTAAGCATATTTTTGCTCATGGTTTTTTACTCAATCACGGTGCAAAAATGTCAAAATCCATTGGAAATGTCGTTGATCCTTTTGAAATGGTCAATCACTATGGTCTTGATCAATTTCGTTATTTTCTACTTCGTGAAGTGCCATTTGGACAAGATGGCAGTTATAGTCATGATGGTTTTTTAAAACGTATTAATGCTGATCTTGCTAATGATCTTGGTAATTTAGCACAGCGCTCTTTGTCCATGATTGCCAAAAATTGCAATGCGAAAGTTCCTGTACCAGGGACTTTTTTAGTTCAAGATGAACAGCTTTTGGAACAATCTCTTCAAACGCTTAAGTTTGTGCGCCAAGCCATGTCTTCTTACGGATTGCATTTAGCTCTTTCAGCTATTTTTTCAATCGTGACAGATACTAATCGTTATTTTGCTAGCGAAAAACCTTGGAGTTTACGAAACAATAATCCAGAAAGATTTTCTACAGTTCTTTACATAACTGTAGAAATTTTGCGGCGTATAGGAATCATGCTCTTGCCTTTCATACCACAGTCAGCGGCTAAGCTTCTTAATAGCCTTGCGATTGCTGAAGATAAGCGGTCATTATATCATATAAGTCATTCAAAAATTCAAGAAGATCTTGATCTTCCGCCACCAGAACCAATCTTTCCCCGTTATATCTTGAAGAAAGATGAGACTCACCATGTTGATTGA
- the tmk gene encoding dTMP kinase: MSGYFITFEGGEGAGKTTQISLLAQYLSSKGYDIVITREPGGTAGAEAIRHVLLSGQAQRYGSLIEASLLTAARTDHVSEVIIPALQKGKVVLCDRFIDSTRVYQGLNDTVSSSILTVLECIALNGIMPHLTFLLDISATYGMKRAEMRRKQAETIDYFEKDDLEIQEQRRRAFLQLAKQEPHRFRVIDATDAIEVIAEKIRNICDQVLLG, encoded by the coding sequence GTGTCAGGTTATTTTATTACATTTGAGGGAGGAGAGGGAGCAGGAAAAACAACGCAAATTTCTTTGCTCGCTCAGTATCTTTCTAGCAAAGGTTACGATATCGTTATAACACGAGAACCTGGAGGAACGGCGGGTGCAGAAGCAATCCGTCATGTTTTATTGTCTGGCCAAGCACAACGGTATGGTTCTTTAATTGAAGCATCTTTGCTTACAGCAGCACGTACCGATCACGTCAGCGAAGTTATTATACCAGCATTGCAAAAAGGAAAAGTCGTTTTATGTGATCGCTTTATTGATTCTACTCGAGTGTATCAAGGACTCAATGATACTGTGAGTTCTTCTATTCTTACCGTTTTAGAATGTATTGCTCTCAATGGGATAATGCCTCATCTAACATTTTTATTAGATATATCAGCAACATATGGTATGAAACGCGCGGAAATGCGAAGAAAGCAAGCAGAAACGATTGATTATTTTGAAAAAGATGATTTAGAGATTCAAGAACAAAGGCGCCGAGCTTTTTTGCAATTAGCAAAACAGGAACCTCATAGATTTCGAGTGATTGATGCTACAGATGCAATAGAGGTTATTGCAGAAAAAATAAGAAATATTTGTGATCAGGTATTGTTGGGATAG
- a CDS encoding enoyl-CoA hydratase/isomerase family protein encodes MQIDFGAGDEIFFTKEGRAGIIKLTRPSALNALNQRMVLALKKALSTWERDDDVSCVLVEGEGRAFCAGGDVVEIYHMRKKSSSYQYFRDEYRLNTYIKRFSKPYISFLNGIWMGGGVGISIYGSHRIVTENTLFAMPESAIGFFPDVGASFFLPSLPNHFGIYLALTGAHIKWGDCLNLRLATHAVPEIELECIKKAIIEQGNPELALNERAIIQDYETSHEIRCIINTCFGVHTLEECIELLHKKSNEGILFAKECYDMLQTRSPTSLKVIWKQMKQNQNLTLEDCVKIENRIAHHMINSHDFYEGVRAMLIDKDKTPKWQPDKLSNITDEMIDAYFQPIAKELLF; translated from the coding sequence ATGCAAATTGATTTTGGGGCAGGTGATGAAATTTTTTTCACAAAAGAAGGGCGTGCTGGTATTATAAAGCTCACACGCCCTTCAGCATTAAACGCTCTTAATCAACGAATGGTTCTTGCTTTAAAAAAAGCTCTTAGTACATGGGAAAGAGATGATGATGTTTCTTGCGTCTTAGTTGAAGGTGAGGGGCGTGCTTTTTGCGCTGGTGGAGATGTTGTAGAAATTTACCACATGAGAAAAAAGTCCTCGTCTTACCAATATTTTAGAGATGAATACCGCCTAAATACTTATATAAAACGCTTTTCAAAGCCTTACATTTCTTTTTTAAACGGAATTTGGATGGGAGGAGGAGTAGGTATTTCTATATATGGCTCACATCGAATTGTTACAGAAAATACACTCTTTGCTATGCCAGAAAGCGCTATTGGATTTTTTCCAGATGTTGGCGCAAGCTTTTTTTTACCATCACTTCCCAATCACTTTGGCATCTATCTTGCATTGACTGGTGCCCATATAAAATGGGGAGATTGTTTAAACTTAAGGTTAGCCACACATGCTGTTCCTGAAATTGAATTAGAATGCATCAAAAAAGCTATTATTGAACAAGGAAATCCTGAATTAGCTTTAAACGAGCGAGCAATCATACAAGACTATGAAACAAGTCATGAAATACGCTGTATTATCAACACTTGTTTTGGTGTCCATACGCTAGAAGAATGTATTGAATTACTTCATAAAAAAAGCAATGAAGGTATTTTATTCGCCAAAGAATGTTATGATATGTTGCAGACACGTTCTCCAACAAGTTTAAAAGTTATCTGGAAGCAAATGAAACAAAATCAAAATTTAACTTTGGAAGATTGCGTGAAAATTGAAAATCGCATCGCACATCATATGATTAATTCACATGATTTCTACGAAGGTGTACGTGCAATGCTAATTGATAAGGACAAAACGCCGAAATGGCAACCAGACAAACTTTCAAATATAACAGATGAAATGATAGATGCTTACTTTCAACCAATTGCAAAAGAGTTATTATTTTGA
- a CDS encoding MBL fold metallo-hydrolase, with protein sequence MFDRYRFTILGCGSSPGVPRPNGDWGACDPNNPKNKRYRSSLLIERIHTSGKKTTVVIDTGPDFRSQMIDVCVNHLDAALYTHSHADHIHGIDDLRSYALAQKCLIDIYADTFTLKHLKNAFGYCFKTPKGSSYSPILKAHLINEDSQFIVQGQGGAITVNTHLQYHGNIHSLGFRIGNVAYCTDVSKFPEKTLPKLMNLEILIIEALQFESHPSHLSVDQALQWIKYLQPKKAILTHMDRSLDYNKVINYVPPHVEPAYQGLIFETDAQF encoded by the coding sequence ATGTTTGATCGATACCGATTCACAATATTAGGCTGTGGTTCTTCTCCGGGGGTTCCTCGCCCAAATGGTGATTGGGGAGCTTGTGATCCCAATAACCCTAAAAATAAACGCTACAGAAGTTCTTTGTTAATTGAACGCATTCATACGTCAGGAAAAAAAACAACAGTCGTGATTGATACTGGTCCAGATTTTAGATCACAAATGATTGATGTCTGTGTAAACCATCTTGATGCTGCACTTTATACGCATTCTCACGCAGATCATATACACGGTATTGATGATTTACGTAGTTATGCACTTGCCCAAAAATGTTTAATAGATATTTATGCAGATACATTCACACTAAAGCATTTAAAAAACGCTTTCGGATATTGTTTTAAAACACCAAAAGGTTCATCTTATTCACCTATTTTAAAAGCCCATCTTATCAATGAAGATAGTCAATTTATAGTTCAGGGGCAGGGCGGAGCAATAACCGTCAATACGCATTTACAATATCACGGTAATATTCATTCTTTAGGTTTTCGTATTGGTAATGTTGCTTACTGTACAGACGTTAGCAAATTTCCTGAAAAAACACTACCCAAATTAATGAATTTGGAGATTTTAATTATTGAGGCTCTTCAATTTGAATCTCATCCAAGTCATCTTTCTGTTGATCAAGCATTACAATGGATAAAATATTTGCAGCCCAAAAAAGCCATACTTACACATATGGACAGATCGCTTGATTACAATAAGGTTATAAACTACGTTCCACCACATGTTGAACCTGCATATCAGGGACTTATTTTTGAAACAGATGCACAATTTTAA
- a CDS encoding UbiH/UbiF family hydroxylase, translating to MTFEKNECKNIAVIGAGPVGMLAALCLAHKGYSVCLIGPSVHADELRTTALMMPAVHTLQKLKIWDILKTHAAALSHIRIIDITSRTVRAPTINFSSVEIGEEAFGYNIPNVELNNALLDSIMHTPNITRFISLAKSFHQKNSHVCITLADGRVIRTSFVVAADGRHSLARAAAGIATKQWNYPQKALVLNFSHDFSHQNTSTEFHTEHGPFTQVPLPGKRSSLVWVVTPSRAEELLNMEAKEIAKVIEDQMQSMLGALTLETPIQAWPLSGLISYRFAANRTILVGEAAHVFPPIGAQGLNLGFRDVQTLIDILPNKISDSYSKIIITRYNKCRQPDILIRSGSVHMLNFSLLSNMLPVHIIRSIGFGLLRHCLPLRNLFMREGIYPGYGFKEIMQIFPVKLPK from the coding sequence GTGACATTTGAAAAAAACGAGTGTAAAAATATTGCTGTCATTGGTGCTGGCCCAGTCGGTATGTTAGCAGCACTGTGTCTTGCGCATAAGGGCTATTCTGTTTGTCTGATCGGTCCATCTGTTCATGCAGATGAATTACGAACAACCGCTCTTATGATGCCAGCAGTGCATACGCTTCAAAAACTTAAAATTTGGGATATTCTTAAGACACATGCAGCGGCTTTATCTCACATTAGAATCATAGATATCACCTCTAGGACAGTGCGTGCTCCTACTATAAATTTTTCTTCCGTTGAAATTGGTGAAGAAGCTTTTGGTTATAATATCCCTAATGTAGAGCTGAATAACGCTTTACTCGATTCTATTATGCATACGCCCAATATTACAAGATTTATTTCTTTAGCAAAGTCTTTTCATCAGAAAAACAGCCATGTATGTATTACTCTTGCAGATGGTAGAGTTATTCGAACATCTTTTGTTGTTGCTGCTGATGGACGCCATTCTTTAGCACGAGCGGCAGCGGGTATAGCTACCAAACAATGGAATTATCCACAAAAAGCACTTGTTCTCAATTTTTCTCATGATTTTTCTCATCAAAATACATCAACTGAATTTCATACAGAACATGGACCATTTACACAGGTTCCACTACCAGGGAAAAGATCTAGTCTTGTATGGGTTGTTACTCCTTCTCGTGCGGAGGAATTATTAAATATGGAGGCAAAAGAAATTGCAAAAGTAATCGAAGATCAGATGCAGTCAATGCTTGGAGCACTAACATTAGAAACGCCAATTCAAGCATGGCCTCTTTCAGGACTTATTTCTTATCGTTTTGCTGCTAACCGAACGATTTTAGTGGGTGAAGCAGCCCATGTTTTTCCTCCTATTGGAGCACAGGGATTGAATTTAGGATTTCGTGATGTTCAAACTTTGATTGATATTTTACCCAACAAAATATCTGATTCTTACTCTAAAATAATTATTACACGTTATAATAAGTGCCGCCAACCTGATATATTGATCCGAAGTGGATCTGTTCATATGCTTAACTTTTCTTTACTTTCTAATATGTTGCCTGTTCATATTATACGAAGTATTGGTTTTGGATTATTACGTCATTGCTTACCATTACGTAATTTATTTATGCGAGAAGGAATTTATCCTGGTTACGGCTTTAAAGAAATTATGCAAATATTTCCAGTCAAATTACCTAAATAA
- a CDS encoding DNA polymerase III subunit delta', which translates to MNDVNILRQYDDIDTVLSPSQNNMIFGHKEARHFFTQMRKERHLPHALLFEGEHGIGKATLAFHLAWNILSSQKGNFLQPEHNSITWRKIMQGCHPGLLHISRRFDLKTQKFKTGILIDDIRDVMHFLNQTSQDNGWRIIIIDPAEDMNRSAANAILKILEEPPAKTLFIIITHSSRKLLSTIRSRCQRISLRPLRDDEMKKVITHIFLNRDLPDEKTIEMIIQRSKGSPRKAALLICHGGFEIVKTIDNLLEQSFCNPAIVHTLAQTLSSFSSAVQFQQFCDELLYKIQKKTIMHVERGELALSKKCAQAWQHIYQEIEEVQAFNLDKKQFIINLFFKVHKIIHKSELFP; encoded by the coding sequence ATGAATGATGTAAATATTTTGCGCCAATATGACGATATCGATACAGTTTTATCACCTTCACAAAATAATATGATCTTTGGTCATAAGGAAGCTCGCCATTTTTTTACGCAAATGCGTAAGGAAAGGCATTTACCTCATGCATTATTATTTGAAGGAGAGCATGGAATTGGAAAAGCCACATTGGCATTTCATCTTGCTTGGAATATTTTAAGCTCTCAAAAGGGCAATTTTCTGCAACCTGAACATAATTCTATTACATGGCGCAAAATTATGCAGGGCTGTCATCCTGGTCTTCTGCATATTTCACGCCGCTTTGATTTAAAAACACAAAAGTTCAAAACAGGTATACTCATTGATGACATCCGCGATGTTATGCATTTTTTAAACCAAACATCGCAAGATAATGGATGGCGTATTATTATTATTGATCCCGCGGAAGATATGAATAGAAGTGCGGCTAATGCAATTCTTAAAATTCTTGAGGAACCTCCTGCAAAGACTTTGTTCATTATTATCACGCACTCTTCAAGAAAACTACTCTCAACAATTCGCTCACGATGCCAACGTATTTCTTTGCGTCCATTGCGTGATGATGAGATGAAAAAAGTCATTACACATATTTTTTTAAATCGGGATTTACCTGATGAAAAAACCATTGAAATGATTATTCAGAGATCCAAAGGAAGTCCTCGAAAAGCTGCTTTACTTATTTGCCATGGCGGTTTTGAAATTGTTAAAACCATTGATAATCTTTTGGAGCAATCTTTTTGTAATCCTGCTATTGTACACACTCTTGCACAAACACTTTCGTCTTTTTCTTCAGCTGTCCAATTTCAACAATTTTGTGATGAACTTCTTTATAAAATTCAAAAAAAAACTATCATGCATGTTGAAAGGGGGGAGTTAGCTCTTTCAAAAAAATGTGCACAAGCGTGGCAACACATTTATCAAGAGATAGAAGAAGTACAAGCATTTAATCTTGATAAGAAGCAATTCATTATTAACTTGTTTTTTAAAGTTCATAAAATCATTCACAAGAGTGAGCTTTTTCCGTGA
- a CDS encoding DUF6163 family protein, with protein MKTNLQKQISKVNLIYNCYLRFLALICLGLSIFYWIRLVGIFPNILWRFDLMPWHWQFASATLAIIYPIALIGLWMYSLWGIVLWCIAVLTETLMTYYSNTISIDQPFIPLFHGILFLIFIILQIIRNYTKDY; from the coding sequence TTGAAAACCAATCTTCAAAAACAGATTTCAAAAGTCAATTTAATTTATAACTGCTATTTGCGATTTTTAGCACTCATTTGCTTAGGTTTAAGTATTTTCTATTGGATACGTCTTGTTGGTATATTTCCAAACATTTTATGGCGTTTTGATCTTATGCCATGGCATTGGCAGTTTGCATCAGCCACATTGGCTATTATTTATCCTATCGCTTTAATTGGACTTTGGATGTATTCATTGTGGGGAATTGTTTTATGGTGCATCGCAGTACTTACTGAAACATTAATGACGTATTATTCCAATACTATTTCTATTGATCAACCATTTATACCATTATTTCATGGAATATTATTTTTAATCTTTATAATACTACAAATTATAAGGAATTATACAAAAGATTACTAG
- a CDS encoding TatD family hydrolase, whose product MLIDTHCHLDFEDFSQDLDSFIQRALDADVKRMITISTRVRQLDKLLAIVQMYDQVFCSVGTHPNYAHEEQNITAEELIHLSKNPKIVAFGEVGLDYHYDSSFSEEQKKVFQEHIIASRETQIPLVIHSRNADSDMEKILREQIKEGAFPFVLHCYSSGMQLARAAIELGGYISFSGILTFKNALEIREIAKIVPHEYLLVETDAPFLAPVPHRGKTNEPSFLCYTAAILAETISLGIEEIAQITTQNAFRLFSKMK is encoded by the coding sequence ATGTTGATTGATACACATTGCCATCTTGATTTTGAAGATTTTTCACAAGATTTGGATAGTTTTATCCAACGTGCTTTAGATGCTGATGTTAAACGTATGATAACGATTTCAACCCGTGTCCGTCAGTTGGATAAACTTTTAGCAATTGTGCAAATGTATGATCAAGTATTTTGTTCTGTTGGGACGCATCCAAATTATGCACATGAAGAACAAAATATTACAGCTGAAGAACTTATTCACCTCTCGAAGAATCCTAAAATTGTTGCATTTGGAGAAGTGGGTCTTGATTATCATTATGATTCTTCTTTTTCAGAAGAGCAAAAAAAAGTTTTTCAAGAACATATCATAGCTTCTCGAGAAACACAAATTCCTCTTGTCATACATTCACGCAATGCTGATTCGGATATGGAAAAAATATTACGTGAACAAATAAAAGAAGGTGCTTTTCCATTTGTACTTCATTGTTATTCATCTGGGATGCAACTCGCTCGTGCTGCCATTGAACTTGGTGGTTATATTTCTTTTTCAGGTATTCTAACTTTTAAAAATGCGCTTGAAATCCGTGAAATAGCAAAAATTGTGCCTCATGAGTATTTATTGGTGGAAACAGATGCGCCATTTTTAGCTCCTGTTCCTCATCGAGGAAAAACAAATGAGCCATCTTTTTTATGTTATACAGCGGCTATTTTAGCTGAAACAATTAGCTTAGGTATTGAAGAGATAGCTCAAATAACCACGCAGAATGCTTTTCGTTTATTTAGCAAAATGAAATAA